The genomic segment GTTATAGATATGTTAACAGAATATAAGATAAATTTTGATGAATTTAAAGTTATAGTGAAGTGAGATATGTAGAGTAATTCTTGTATTTCAAATAAATCAGCTTACGTGTAAAGAAATATTTGCATTTTAAGCTGATTTTTTATATAGTTAAATAATAATAAAAATATTGACAATGAATATTATAAAAAGTACAATATGATTATAAAAGATTGAGTTAAATTTAATTTATAAAAATTTAATTTTTGTTATGAATAGTAAATATAAAAAAAGTTTAAAATAGCTAGAGATATGTTTAAAAAAGCTTTAGTTTAATTTATAAGATGGAGGAATAAAGTATGAAAATAGTAGATACTAATGAATTTAAAAATGAAATAGAGAGTGGAGTTACAGTTGTAGATTTCTTTGCAACTTGGTGTGGACCTTGTAAAATGTTATCTCCAGTGCTTGAAGGATTAGCAGGCGAAATGGAAGGAAAGGCTAAATTTATTAAAGTTGATATAGATCAAAGTTTAGACTTAGCAAATGAGTTTCAAATTTCAAGCGTTCCAACAATGATAATATTCAAAGATGGACAAAAAGCAGAGCAACTTATAGGATTTTTACCAAAAGAAAAAATTCAACAAGCAATTGAAAGTAATCTATAAAATATTTTCTACATTAAAAAACATAGTGCAATATTAAAATGTACTATGTTTTAATTTTAAAAAAATAAGTTGAGTAAAATTTAATTTTATAAAGTTTACTTTTTAAGCATAATTATGTAAGGAGAGATAATCATGAATTTTTATAGTTTTTCTGCAAATAAAATGAATGGTCAAGAAGTAAAAATGGAAGAATATAAAGGAAAAGTAGTTTTAATAGTAAATACTGCGAGTAAGTGTGGATTTACACCACAATTTGAAGAGTTAGAAGATATTTATAAGGAATATAAAGATCAGGGATTAGAAATATTAGGTTTTCCATGCAATCAGTTTGCTAAACAAGATCCATCTAGCAATGAGGAAATAAATTCGTTTTGCAAATTAAATTATGGAGTTACTTTCACTATGTTTGAGAAAATTGATGTAAATGGAACCAGTGCACATCCGCTATATGAATTCTTGAAAAATAAAAAAAGAGGATTCTTTAATAAGGAGATAAAATGGAATTTTACTAAGTTTTTAGTTAATAAAGATGGAGAAGTTATAGGGAGATATTCTCCAACAACAAAGCCATTAAAAATTAAAGAAGATATTATAAATTTGTTAAATGCTTAAATTATTTCATTTTTGAAATAGACATTAAGTGGTGCAGAAGATATATTATAATTATATAGTTTAAATAAGATAGTTTATAATAGAAATAGGTTTATAATTAAATGTACGTAAATGGAGGAAAAAAAGATGAGCGAAAGATATGATATAGCAATAATAGGAAGTGGACCTGCAGGTTTGTCAGCTGCATTGAATGCAAGAATAAGAAAAAAGAATTTTATAATATTTGGGAATAAGGAACTTACTAGTAAGCTTGCAAAAGCTCATGAAATAAATAATTATCTAGGTTTTTATAAAAAAAGCGGTAAAGAATTGCAAGAAGAGTTTAATAAACATTTAGAAGAAATGGATATAAATATAACTGAAGAGCGAATTAATAATGTATATGCAATGGGAGACTATTTTGCTTTAATGGTAAATGAAAAAATGTATGAAGCTACATCGGTAATATTAGCAACAGGTGTTGAGTATGGAAAATTATTTGACGGAGAAGAAAGACTTCTTGGAAAAGGAGTAGGATATTGTGCAACTTGTGATGCCCCGTTATATAGAGGAAAAGTAGTTACAATAGTTTCTTATAATAAGCATGAGGAAGAAGAGGCTAATTTTATTGCATCAATAGCATCTAAAGTAAATTACATTCCTATGTATAAGGAAAAAGTTGAGGTAGATCCTTCTATAGAAATTATAAATGATACACCAGTTGGAATTATAGGAGAGGATAAAGTAAGCAAGCTGAAGTTAAAGAATTCAGAAATTGAAACAGATGGTATTTTTATACTTAGAGATAGTATTTCTCCAGGGCAATTAGTACCAGGATTAAAGATAGTTGATAACCATATTGAGGTAGATAGATTAATGAGAACGAGTATTAAAGGATGTTTCGCAGCTGGCGATATTGTTGGAAAGCCATATCAATATATAAAGTCAGCTGGAGAAGGCAATATAGCAGCTTTATCGGCAGTAAGTTATGTAGATTCTGTTTCTAAAAAATAGTAAAGTTATAGAAATAAGAGATGTTATCTATAATATTGCATCTAACTAAGCTTTATGTATTGGACGAAAAGTGCTATATTAAAATTGACATGCTAAAGCAAAAAAGTTAAACTTACTTTGGTTTGTTAAAATTAAATTTATATAAATGATATGGCGGTTATAGGAGAATGAATTATGAATAAATCAAAAAAATATGAAAGTATCAAATTAGACAATCAAGTTTGCTTTTCTTTATATGCAGCATCAAGGGAAATAATAAAATTATATAAACCAATTTTAGATAAATTCAATCTAACATATACACAATATATTGCAATGCTTGTATTATGGGAAGATGAAAAGAGTACGGTTAAGGATATAGGACGAAGATTGCACTTAGATTCTGGTACATTGACGCCACTATTAAAGAAGATTGAAGGAATGGGACTAATAACAAGATATAGAGACACAAATGATGATAGAGTAGTAATTGTTGAATTAACTGAAAAAGGAAGACTTCTAAAGGATGACATATTAGAAGTACCACGTCAAATAGTATGTAAAGCTAACATATCAACTGAAAGTGCTATTGAATTAAAAAGAAATTTAGATGAATTATTAAAATCTTTAGAGTAACTTTGACTGATTTTGTCTGCGCTTTGATTAGATATTTTTTGGAGGAATTTCTATATGGAAGATGTACTTAATAAATTAAAGGGGAATGAATTTTTTCAAGATTTAAGTGTTGAGGAAATTAGAGATCTTATTTTAAATATTGGATATAATTTAAGATCATATAAAAAGGGAGAAATTATTGCTAATGAAGAAGATGAATGCAATAGTTTAGGTTTTGTTTTAGAGGGGATAGTCGAAATTCAAAGAATATACCTTAGCGGAAAACAAATAATTCTAAAGAGACTAAGTAATGGAGATGTATTTGGTGAGGCATTAGTATTCTCAAAGAAATCAAAATATCCATCTACAGTTATAGCTTTTAGTGAATGTAATATACTTTATATAAGCAGAGCAGACATACTAAAATTATGTACAAGTGATGAAAGAGTATTAGGGAACTTTATGTCTTCATTGAGTAATAAGATATTTATGTTAAATTCAAAGATAAAAAGTATAGCTTTTAAAAGTATCAAACATAAGGTTATAAACTACATATTAGAACAGGCAAAGAGCCAAAAAAGTGAAATAGTTAAACTGAAAGAAAATAAAGAAGAAATTGCATCTTCACTAGGTATTCCTAGACCATCTTTATCAAGAGAATTAATGAATCTTAGAGATCTAAATTATATTGAGTTTGATAGAAATATAATTAAAATTTTAAATATTGAAGAGTTAGAAGCAGAATTATTTGATTAAAATGAGATATAGTGATATTTTATAAAGCAGATGTATATGTAAAAATTATTAATATAAAATAATTGTATGATTATAGAGTAGTTAAGTTAGCTTACTATCATAAATATTATTCTATTAAGTTTATAGTAAGTAATTAGGAGTTATTTATGAAAAATATTTCTGAACAACAGTTAGAGGAGTTAGAAATTTTTAATGGTGTTTCTAAAGCATCTCTAAGCAAGCTTAAGGATTTTGGAGAAGTTAAAAAGTATCAGCCTGGAAATCATCTTTTTAGAGATAAGGAAGAAGTATCTACTTTATATGTAGTATTAAGTGGAAGTATATCTCTATATAAATTGAATGAGAATGGAAATAAACGTGTAATATTCATTTTGGGTAAAGGTAAAATGATTAATGATGTTATTATACAAGATTTACCGTCGTCTATAAATTGTGAGATATTTGAAGAGTCTTACATATTAAGTTATGATAAATCTACATTTTTAAAGATTATGGAGGATGATTTTATCCTTACCAAGAATGTTATGTTCTCATTAGCTATGAAAGTAAGAAGATTGTATAGGCAGCTAAAGAATGCAACAGGTGTAGTAAGAATGGAAAAGAAACTTGCGGCAAAGCTTTGGAAACTTAGCAGAGATTATGGAGTTAAGTGTGAGGATGGAGTAACTATTAATATGAATATAAGTGTAACATATCTAGCAGATTTACTTGGTTCAAAAAGAGAAACTGTATCCAGATCACTAAAAATACTTTTGGACAATAAATTAATTAAGTATGATAATAAAAAGATTAAAGTAATTGATCAAGATAAATTATCAAAATTTTTTAAAGCACCGTGATTTATATCACGGTGCTTTATTCATAAATAACTTATAATTAATTTATAAGTAAACGTATATATGAAAGGGGAATTTATAGTATGTTTTGTGAAGAATTTAACAGTGTAATTATGGCAGCCAAGGCAAAAGTTAATTTATTAAAGACAAATAAACTAGGATATTTCATAAGTTCAATGCTTGCAGGTCTTTATGTAGGTATGGGAATTATGCTTATATTCACAATAGGAGGATTATTAGGTGGTAGTGGATCACCTGCTACAAAAATAGTCATGGGAGTATCCTTTGGAGTTGCCCTTAGTTTAGTAATTATGGCGGGATCAGAACTTTTTACAGGAAACAACTTTATTATGACAGCTGCTTCTTTAAGAAAAGAAGTAAAGTGGACAGATACTATTAACATTTGGATAGTTTGTTTTATAGGAAATTTAGTTGGTTCAATTATTGCAGGATATTTATTTTATTCTACAGGACTTACAGCTGGACCCGTTGGAGAGTTTATTGCAAAAACATCAGCAGCTAAAATGAGTGTACCATTTTTACCATTATTAGTACGTGGAATTTTTTGTAATATACTAGTTTGCTTAGCTACATGGTGTAGTTTTAAATTAAAAAGTGAATCAGCTAAGCTTATTATGATATTTTGGTGTTTATTTGCATTTATAACAGCAGGTTTTGAACATAGTGTTGCTAATATGACTCTTTTAACAATTGGATTACTTAATCCAGGAGCTGCAAGTGTAAGCGTTATGGGTTATGTGTACAACATAGGTGTAGTAACACTTGGAAATATGATTGGTGGAGCAGTATTTCTAGCATTACCTTATTATATAATTTCAAAAAAGAAGTAAAGGAGTAAGCTGATGGGATATAAATTAAGCAAAAATGATATTAATAAAGTATTCGAAGATTTATCAAAAGAATATGTAGTATATGCACCAAAATTATTTGAAGGTGAAGGTACTTTTTCTGATACTGATAGAGTACGTTATGGCGAAATAAAAACAATAGATGATATAGTTTTTAATCAAAAGGCTCAATATTCATATAAAGAAGTATTACTTCCTATATCTCAAACACTTTTCTATTTCACAGAAGATTCCATAAAGGAAGCAGATGCTCCTAAAAAAGGTGCTATCATTTTCTTAAGAAGCTGTGACTTACACGCGGTAAAACGTATGGATGATATTTATTTAAGAAATGGACAAGAAGATTATTATTATAAGAGAATAAGAGAAAATGCAAAGTTTATTTTAATGGGATGTGAAAACTCATTTGAAAATTGTTTTTGTGTAAGTATGGAAACAAATAAAAATGATGAATATAATGCATACTTAAAAGTAGATGGCGATAATGTATACGTAGATGTTAAAGATGAGGTTTTAGAAAATCTATTTAAAGCTGATGAAACTTTAGATGTTAAACCAGACTTTGTAACAGAAAATAATGTAAAGGTTTCTATACCAGATAATCTTTCCTTAGATATTATGAAATCAGATATGTGGAAAGAATACAGTGCTCGTTGTATTGCTTGCGGAAGATGTAACTTTGTTTGTCCTACATGTACTTGTTTTACAATGCAGGATGTCTTCTATACTGATAATGGTAAAACAGGGGAAAGACGAAGAGTATGGGCATCTTGCCATGTAGATGGATATACAGATATGGCTGGAGGACATAGTTTTAGGTTAGATAAAGGACAACGTATGCGTTTTAAAGTGCTACACAAAGTATATGACTATAAAAAGAAATGGGGATATCATATGTGCGTGGGATGTGGAAGATGTGATGATATCTGCCCAGAATATATATCATTCTCTAACTGTGTGAATAAACTAAAAGAGGGTATGAAAGAGGTGGCAGACAATGAGTAAAAATGAATATATTCCTTTTTTATCGGAAATTAAAGAAGTAATTAAACATACAGAAATAGAATATACTTTTCGAATGGAGTTTAATGGTGATGTAAAACCAGGACAGTTCTTTGAAGTTTCATTACCAAAGTTTGGTGAAGCGCCTATTTCAGTAAGTGGTATTGGAGAGGGTACTGTAGACTTAACTATAAGACGTGTTGGAAAAGTAACTAATGAAATATTTAATAATTATGTTGGCGATAAATTATTTCTAAGAGGACCTTATGGTAATGGCTTTGATATTGAAAATTACAAAGGAAAAGAATTAATAGTTGTTGCAGGGGGAACAGGTCTTTCTCCAGTAAGAGGAGTTGTAGATTACTTTGCAAAAAATGCAGGTGAAGCAGAAAGTTTCACTCTAATTGCAGGATTTAAATCTCCTAATGACGTTTTATTCAAAGATGATATTAAAATATGGAAAAGTAATATAAATCTTATTCTAACTGTTGATAATGCAGAAGAGGGATACAATGGCAATGTTGGAATGGTAACAAAATATATTCCTGATTTACTAATAAAGGATATTAATAATGCAGCAGTTATTGTAGTAGGACCTCCTATTATGATGAAGTTTACTGTTGCAGAGTTTTTAAAACGTGGTATAGATGAAAATAATATTTGGATTTCACAAGAAAGAAAAATGTGTTGTGGAATAGGAAAGTGTGGACACTGTAAAATAGATGATACTTATATTTGTTTAGATGGTCCTGTTTTCAATTATTCAAAAGGCAAATTATTAATAGATTAGGAGGGGTTAGTTGTGGATTTAAATACAAAGGCAATCAAGAAAAATGCTTTTAGAGTCACTAAAAAAAGAGGGATAACTGCCTCTAGAATTAGAGTTCCTGGAGGGCATTTAGATGCAGAATTATTAGGAATGATACAAGAAATATCACAAAAGTATGGTGATGGAACTGTTCATATAACAACACGTCAAGGTTTTGAAGTACCAGGTATAAGCTTTGAGGATATGGATAAAGTAAATGAATTGTTACAACCAATTATTGAAAAATTAGAAATAAATCAAGAAATACCAGGCAAAGGATATACTGCTGCAGGAACTAGAAATGTATCAGCATGTGTTGGAAACAATGTTTGTCCGTTTGCTAATTATAATACAACTAATTTTGCAAAGAAAATAGAAAAAGCTATTTTCCCAAATGATTTACATTTTAAAATCGCATTAACAGGATGTCCTAATGATTGTATTAAAGCAAGAACACATGACTTTGGGATAATTGGAATGACAGAACCACAATATAATATTGATAGATGTGTAAGTTGCATGGCATGTGTGAAAGCTTGTAAGAAAAAATCAGTAGGAGCACTTGAAGCTATTAACTATAAAATAGTAAGAAATAAAGAAAAATGTATTGGTTGTGGTGAATGTGCAAATGCATGTCCTACAGGAGCATGGACAAGAAGCAAAGAAAAATATTATAAGTTAGTTCTTATGGGAAGATCAGGTAAGAAGAACCCTCGTCTTGCAGAAGATTTCTTAATTTGGGCTGATGAGCAAAGTATAATTAAAATAATATTAAATACTTATAAATTTGTTGAAGAATATATAGACAAAGATGCTCCAGGTGGAAAAGAGCATATTGGTTATATAATTGATAGAGTTGGATTTGAAGAATATAAAAAGTGGGCATTAAAGGATGTAGAATTCCCAGAAAAAACTATCATCAAAGAACGTATCTATTGGAGTGGAATACATTTCTGCTAGAATTAAATGTATCACAAAGAACTTAAAATGAGGAAATGAACAATCGAAATAGAATACATATATGTTCCTCAGGACTATGAAAAATCTCGCTGATAATATCTAAATGGAAGGTTGCATCACTTCTGCATGCTCCTGCGGCAAGCACAGGACAAGCAAAAGTGCAACAACCTGCCATTAAGATATTCCAACAGCTTATTTTTCAATGCCTGATCCACATATATGTATTCTATTTCTTTGTTTTGCTATTTCACAGGAAACCTAATTAAATGGATTTTATGTATATTGTATTAAAGAGCATAAATATACGTAGCTAAAGGTATTGCTAACTTGAGGAATATAGAAATATTTGTATAGATATATCAAACTTTAAATTTATATTCACAAAAAACTGGAGTAAAGACATATATTCATTTTCGGTTATTTGTAAGTAAATTTAAATTATTATAACACTACAAATATTTTTATATTTAAAATCATTACAATAACTTTAATTTATGGTGACTTAGAGTATATATGGATTCTAGGTTATTTTTATGTATTTATAAAAATAATTCCAAAAGATTTGTGAGTCGTAACAAATGAAACAGAGTATTTTATAATTTCAATGTAAAATATGTTCATAAGGTGATTCGAGGGAATTTGCTTAAATAATATAGAAATTAATGAAAATTTATTAGATAAAAATTAATTGTGTGGAGGAGATTTCAATATGGATAATAAAATGTTTTGTTTTCAATGTCAAGAAGCAGCAGGATGTACAGGATGTACTGTAAAAGGTGTGTGTGGTAAGACTCCAGACCTTGCTAAAATGCAGGATTTATTAATATACGTGACTAGAGGGTTATCAGAAGTTGCAACAAAAGCTAGAGAAGAAGGTATCGTTGTATCACAAGCTATTAATACTACAGTAACAATGAATCTTTTCACTACTATAACTAATGCTAACTTTGATAAAGAAGTATTTTATGGAAGAGTAAAAGATACTTTAAAAATAAAAGAAGAATTATTAGGAAAATTAGCTAACAAAGAAAGCTTAAGTGCAGCTGCGTTATATAATGCAGAAACAAGAGAAGAAATGGAAGCTAAAGCAGAGACTGTTGGTGTATTAGCTACTGAAAATGAAGACATCAGAAGTTTAAGAGAACTTATTACTTATGGATTAAAAGGTTTATCTGCATACATGAAACATGCAAATGCTTTAGGATATGAAGATGAAAATATATGTGCATTCATGCAAAAAGCATTATCATTAACTGCTGATAACAACGTAACAATAGATGAATATATAGCATTAACTTTGGAAACAGGAAAAGTTGGTGTTGATGGAATGGCTTTATTAGATAAAGCTAATACAGAAAGTTATGGTAATCCAGAAATAACAAAAGTAAATATCGGAGTTGGAACAAATCCAGGAATATTAATTTCAGGACATGACTTAAAAGATTTAGAACAATTATTAATTCAAACAGAAGGAACAGGAGTAGATGTTTATACTCACTCAGAAATGTTACCAGCTCATTATTATCCACATTTAAAGAAATACTCACACTTAGTAGGTAACTACGGAAACGCATGGTGGAAACAACCAGAAGAATTCGAAAGCTTTAATGGACCAATACTTATGACTACAAACTGTATAGTTCCTCCAAGAGATAGCTATAAGGGTAGATTATATACTACTGGTGCATCAGGATATGAAGGTTGTACTCATATAGCTGCTGACGAAAACGGAAAGAAGGATTTCTCAGCAATTATTGAACAAGCTAAAAAATGTGCGGCTCCAACTCAAATTGAAGAAGGAGAAATAATTGGTGGATTTGCTCACAACCAAGTATTAGCATTAGCTGATAAAGTAGTTGACGCAGTAAAAACTGGAGCAATTAAGAAATTCTTCGTTATGGCAGGATGCGATGGTAGACAAAAAGCTAGATCATACTACACAGATTTTGCTGCAGCGCTTCCAAAGGATACTGTTATCTTAACAGCTGGGTGTGCAAAATATAAATATAACAAATTAGATTTAGGAGATATTGGTGGAATTCCAAGAGTTTTAGATGCAGGACAATGTAATGATTCATATTCATTAGCAGTAATTGCACTAAAATTAAAAGAAGTATTTGGTCTTGAAGATATAAATGAATTACCAATAGCATTTAACATTGCTTGGTATGAACAAAAAGCTGTAATAGTTTTATTATCTCTATTACACTTAGGAGTAAAAAACATTCACTTAGGACCAACTCTTCCAGCATTCCTTTCACCAAATGTAGCTAATGTTCTAGTAGAGAACTTCGGTATAGGTGGAATTACAAATGTTGAAGATGATATGGAAATGTTCTTAAGATAAATTAACACAGGATAAATGATGGAAGAAGATAGCTAGTATAAAATTAGTTATCTTCTTCCTTTTTAGTTAGAATACAACAAGATGGAGAGATAATATTGTACTGTCGAAAAATATTTAAAAATAAAGTTGGACTGAAAACGTATTTATAAAAATAAATATATTTACATCAATAATATATAGATATATAATCTGTATGTTGTAATAGCAGGTAATAGAAAAGAAGGAGAAAATCCTTTTTATTACCTGTTAAATAAATTTGAAATTGCATAATAATTTTTACAATACGGGGGAAGAATTATGTTAAAAAAAATTCAATCATTATTGATTGGAAGAGCTCTTAAAACTAACGAATTAGCTGAAGAAAAATTTAGTGTTCTTTGGGGATTGCCAATATTATCAAGCGATGCTATTTCATCGGTAGCTTATGCAAGTGAAGAAATACTATTAGTCCTTATACCTATTCTTGGTATGCGCGCATATGGATCGATGATAGAAATAGCAATAGCAATTACAGTTTTATTAGGAATAATAGTGTTTTCATATAGACAAATAATCGATAATTTTCCTCATGGGGGCGGATCGTATATTGTTGCAAGCGAAAATATAGGTAAGCTTCCAGGATTGGTGGCAGCGTCATCATTGATAATTGATTATTTGCTAACTGTTGCAGTTAGTACCTGTGCAGGAGCAGCTGCAATAACATCAGCAATTCCAGCATTGTTGCCGTATCAACCGTTAATAGCTATTTTTGTAATAGGGTTAATAACATTAGGGAATCTTAGAGGAATAAGGGATTCATCTAAGTTATTTGGAATACCAACATATTTATTTATATTATCAATAATAATAATGATAGTAACAGGAGTATTCAAAGTATTAGTATTGAAAGAAACTCCGGAGCAATTATACGTAGTTCCACAAGCTGCTGGAGATTTGACTTTGTTATTATTCCTAAAGGCCTTTTCTTCGGGATGTACTGCATTGACAGGTATCGAAGCGGTAAGTGATGGAATACCTAATTTTAAAAATCCAGCCCAGAAGAATGCAAAAATAGTATTAGGAACATTAGCTTGTATTGTTTTTACTATATTTGGTGGGATATCATATCTCTCAACAATGTACAAAGCAGTTCCAGGTCAAGATATTACAGTAATAGCACAAATAGCAATCCAAGTTTTTGGACAAAATAGCTTAATGTTTTTTATAGTACAAGCTACGACAGCTATTATTCTTACACTTGCAGCTAATACTGCATTCTCAGACTTGCCTCTACTGTTATCAATATTGGCTAAGGATGGATATGTTCCAAGACAACTTGGGAAAAGGGGAACTAGATTAAGTTTTTCAAATGGAATAGTATTGTTGTTTCTAGTATCTTCACTTTTAGTTTATATTGCAGATGGTAGTACCCATATGTTGTTATCTCTATATGCAGTTGGTGTATTTATATCATTCACACTATCACAATTTGGAATGTTTAGAAAATGGACTAAGAGCAAGGAAGGGCATTGGAGACATAAAGCTTTTATAAATGGTTTAGGGGCAGCTGTTACAGCAGCGACATGCATAATAATAGGTGTAGAGAAGTTTAAGCATGGAGCATGGATTGTGCTTGTATGTATACCGATACTCGTGACAGGAATGTTAAGAGTTAGAAGACACTATACTAAGGTTAGAGAAAACTTAAAAATAGAAACAGGTTTAGAGAGTTTAATTGTAAGAGAAGCCATAACTAAACATGTTATTGTACCAGTTCAAACAATTAATAAATCTTTCATAAAGAGTTTAAATTGTGCTTTAACTCTTGGTGAGAACATAGAAGTTTATCATGTTAGTACAGATGAAGAAGTAACAAAGAAGCTAATAGAAAAGTATAATAAGCTTGGGATAGCAGCGCAATTAGTTATAGAAAATGCGCCATACAGAAATGTTAATGAGAAACTTTTAGCGTATGTGGAAGAAAAACATAAGCAGTTAAAGAAACATGAAGTAATAACAATAGTAATGCCTCAATTTATCATACATAAATGGTGGCATCAGACACTTCATAATCAAACATCAATACTCTTAAGAAGATCTATACTTAAGATGAGAAATGTAGTTATTGTAACTGTGCCTTATATAATTAATGAATAGGATTATATAATATAGAAAGGAGAGTATCTCAAAAATATTTGAGATACTCTCCTTATTTCCAGAGAAATATAATATTTAAAGCTAAATATAGAAAGTACAAATAAAAGTTAAACTTAAAAAGTATGATCTTACTTTGTGTTACTATTTATCAGAGAAGTCTAAATCAACTTTATCTAAAGGAATAACTTTAGTCTTATTCTTTATTTTATAACCCACGTATAAGATCAAGAATAATGGAAGTCCTATATAAGCTGCAATTAATCCATTCCAATCAATTGCCTCAGGAGTAATGTATGAATATCCTTGACCTATTATTATAATGATACACATTAATAATGCTAATATTGGACCAAATGGATATAAACTAGCTTTATATTTTAACTCATTTAAATCTCTTCCTTGATAAATATATGCTTTTCTAAATCTATAGTGGCATATTGCTATACCTACCCAAGCTATAAATCCAGCAAGACCAGATGCTGCAACTAGCCAAACATAAACAGTACTCTCTGCATATAGACCTGTTAAAAAGCAAGCAGAAGCTATTAATGTAGTTAGAAGCACGGCATTTATAGGTACACCTCTATTATTTGTTTTAGCAAAAGCTTTAGGAGCCATACCTTCTTTAGCCATTGCATAAAGCATTCTACTTGACGCATACATACCAGAGTTACCGGCAGATAATACAGAAGTTAATATGATTGCATTAATCAATGAAGCAGCGCCCGCAATACCAGCTTTTTCAAATACCATTGTAAATGGGCTTGTATCAAGTCCAGCTTCAGTAAATGGTATTATTGCTCCAAGGACAATAATTGTACCTAGGTAAAATATTAATATTCTCCAAAATATTGATTTTATAGCTTTAGGAATATTTTTCTCAGAATCTTCACTTTCACCTGCAGCAATTCCAATAAGTTCAGTACCTTGAAATGAAAAACCTGCAATTAAGAAAATTGAAAATATTGATTTAATTCCTCCGTGGAAAGGTCCATCTTCAATG from the Clostridium beijerinckii genome contains:
- the asrA gene encoding anaerobic sulfite reductase subunit AsrA, with the protein product MGYKLSKNDINKVFEDLSKEYVVYAPKLFEGEGTFSDTDRVRYGEIKTIDDIVFNQKAQYSYKEVLLPISQTLFYFTEDSIKEADAPKKGAIIFLRSCDLHAVKRMDDIYLRNGQEDYYYKRIRENAKFILMGCENSFENCFCVSMETNKNDEYNAYLKVDGDNVYVDVKDEVLENLFKADETLDVKPDFVTENNVKVSIPDNLSLDIMKSDMWKEYSARCIACGRCNFVCPTCTCFTMQDVFYTDNGKTGERRRVWASCHVDGYTDMAGGHSFRLDKGQRMRFKVLHKVYDYKKKWGYHMCVGCGRCDDICPEYISFSNCVNKLKEGMKEVADNE
- a CDS encoding formate/nitrite transporter family protein, whose protein sequence is MFCEEFNSVIMAAKAKVNLLKTNKLGYFISSMLAGLYVGMGIMLIFTIGGLLGGSGSPATKIVMGVSFGVALSLVIMAGSELFTGNNFIMTAASLRKEVKWTDTINIWIVCFIGNLVGSIIAGYLFYSTGLTAGPVGEFIAKTSAAKMSVPFLPLLVRGIFCNILVCLATWCSFKLKSESAKLIMIFWCLFAFITAGFEHSVANMTLLTIGLLNPGAASVSVMGYVYNIGVVTLGNMIGGAVFLALPYYIISKKK
- a CDS encoding MarR family winged helix-turn-helix transcriptional regulator, translating into MNKSKKYESIKLDNQVCFSLYAASREIIKLYKPILDKFNLTYTQYIAMLVLWEDEKSTVKDIGRRLHLDSGTLTPLLKKIEGMGLITRYRDTNDDRVVIVELTEKGRLLKDDILEVPRQIVCKANISTESAIELKRNLDELLKSLE
- a CDS encoding NAD(P)/FAD-dependent oxidoreductase, coding for MSERYDIAIIGSGPAGLSAALNARIRKKNFIIFGNKELTSKLAKAHEINNYLGFYKKSGKELQEEFNKHLEEMDINITEERINNVYAMGDYFALMVNEKMYEATSVILATGVEYGKLFDGEERLLGKGVGYCATCDAPLYRGKVVTIVSYNKHEEEEANFIASIASKVNYIPMYKEKVEVDPSIEIINDTPVGIIGEDKVSKLKLKNSEIETDGIFILRDSISPGQLVPGLKIVDNHIEVDRLMRTSIKGCFAAGDIVGKPYQYIKSAGEGNIAALSAVSYVDSVSKK
- a CDS encoding glutathione peroxidase; amino-acid sequence: MNFYSFSANKMNGQEVKMEEYKGKVVLIVNTASKCGFTPQFEELEDIYKEYKDQGLEILGFPCNQFAKQDPSSNEEINSFCKLNYGVTFTMFEKIDVNGTSAHPLYEFLKNKKRGFFNKEIKWNFTKFLVNKDGEVIGRYSPTTKPLKIKEDIINLLNA
- a CDS encoding Crp/Fnr family transcriptional regulator, with protein sequence MKNISEQQLEELEIFNGVSKASLSKLKDFGEVKKYQPGNHLFRDKEEVSTLYVVLSGSISLYKLNENGNKRVIFILGKGKMINDVIIQDLPSSINCEIFEESYILSYDKSTFLKIMEDDFILTKNVMFSLAMKVRRLYRQLKNATGVVRMEKKLAAKLWKLSRDYGVKCEDGVTINMNISVTYLADLLGSKRETVSRSLKILLDNKLIKYDNKKIKVIDQDKLSKFFKAP
- a CDS encoding Crp/Fnr family transcriptional regulator translates to MEDVLNKLKGNEFFQDLSVEEIRDLILNIGYNLRSYKKGEIIANEEDECNSLGFVLEGIVEIQRIYLSGKQIILKRLSNGDVFGEALVFSKKSKYPSTVIAFSECNILYISRADILKLCTSDERVLGNFMSSLSNKIFMLNSKIKSIAFKSIKHKVINYILEQAKSQKSEIVKLKENKEEIASSLGIPRPSLSRELMNLRDLNYIEFDRNIIKILNIEELEAELFD
- the trxA gene encoding thioredoxin — its product is MKIVDTNEFKNEIESGVTVVDFFATWCGPCKMLSPVLEGLAGEMEGKAKFIKVDIDQSLDLANEFQISSVPTMIIFKDGQKAEQLIGFLPKEKIQQAIESNL